From one Malus sylvestris chromosome 1, drMalSylv7.2, whole genome shotgun sequence genomic stretch:
- the LOC126619373 gene encoding brassinosteroid-responsive RING protein 1-like, whose product MGFPVGYTEVFVFPNLFLHTLSLLGFIRSLIFSLFHFLGLSEFLETDDIVWPESGSHLPENPSASALLIKEFLPVIKFRDVAGDPAESCAVCLYEFEVEDEIRCLTNCKHIFHRACLDRWMDHDQKTCPLCRTAFVPDEMSDEFYQRLFAASEIDHDYYSEYSSV is encoded by the coding sequence ATGGGCTTCCCAGTGGGATACACAGAGGTCTTCGTCTTCCCCAACCTCTTCCtccacacactctctctcctcgGCTTCATCCGAAGCCTCATTTTCTCGCTCTTCCACTTTCTGGGTCTCTCCGAATTTCTCGAAACCGACGACATCGTTTGGCCGGAGTCCGGATCCCACCTGCCTGAAAACCCATCCGCGTCGGCCCTCCTGATCAAGGAATTTCTCCCCGTCATCAAATTCCGCGACGTCGCCGGGGACCCTGCGGAGAGTTGCGCCGTCTGCCTGTACGAGTTCGAGGTGGAGGACGAGATCAGGTGTTTGACGAATTGCAAGCACATTTTTCACCGGGCGTGTTTGGACCGTTGGATGGACCACGATCAGAAGACGTGCCCGCTTTGTAGGACGGCGTTCGTGCCCGATGAGATGAGCGATGAGTTTTATCAACGGCTCTTTGCCGCCTCTGAGATTGACCATGATTATTACAGTGAGTACAGTTCGGTTTGA